One genomic segment of Clostridia bacterium includes these proteins:
- a CDS encoding TlpA family protein disulfide reductase, whose product MSNVKKRRQADQARQRRTRILLTVVVLALAAAALLVVALPKKSSPFGRDVLFELPDAHGQTTAVRNDGRPVVLELFATWCPYCAYESKYDLPAIRSFVEGQGARFIAVNATPYVGVAEAGPEGHPEQGQEGSREPAASAKDIQAAVQQYAERFGYDGPLYYDPDMKLATRLGLEAYPTFVLLDGRGNVLAKHEGLISARDFESWYRQAMGDSR is encoded by the coding sequence GTGAGCAACGTCAAGAAACGCCGCCAGGCGGACCAGGCGCGCCAGCGCCGGACGCGGATCCTGCTGACCGTCGTCGTGCTGGCGCTGGCGGCGGCCGCGCTGCTCGTCGTCGCGCTGCCCAAGAAGTCGTCCCCGTTCGGACGCGACGTCCTGTTCGAGCTGCCGGACGCTCACGGCCAGACGACCGCCGTCCGCAACGACGGCCGTCCGGTCGTCCTGGAGCTGTTCGCCACCTGGTGCCCGTACTGCGCGTACGAGTCCAAGTACGACCTGCCCGCGATCCGGAGTTTCGTCGAAGGCCAGGGCGCGCGCTTCATCGCCGTCAACGCGACGCCGTACGTCGGCGTGGCCGAGGCCGGCCCGGAAGGCCACCCTGAGCAGGGCCAGGAGGGTTCGCGGGAGCCGGCGGCGTCGGCGAAGGACATCCAGGCGGCCGTCCAGCAGTACGCCGAGCGGTTCGGCTACGACGGCCCGCTCTACTACGACCCCGACATGAAGCTGGCCACCCGGCTCGGGCTGGAGGCCTATCCCACGTTCGTCCTGTTGGACGGCAGGGGGAACGTGCTCGCCAAGCACGAGGGCCTGATCAGCGCGAGGGATTTCGAGTCATGGTACCGCCAGGCGATGGGAGACAGCCGATGA
- a CDS encoding CDGSH iron-sulfur domain-containing protein, with amino-acid sequence MSDGVVQIQPSKNGPYLVTGPIRLVNSEGKEIPIPEKAHVVALCRCGGSHNKPFCDGTHKKIGFQAD; translated from the coding sequence GTGAGCGACGGCGTCGTCCAGATCCAGCCGAGCAAGAACGGCCCGTATCTCGTCACGGGTCCCATCCGCCTGGTCAACAGCGAGGGCAAGGAGATTCCCATTCCGGAAAAGGCGCATGTCGTGGCGCTGTGCCGGTGCGGCGGCTCCCACAACAAGCCCTTCTGCGACGGGACGCACAAGAAGATCGGCTTCCAGGCAGACTGA